CTTGCCATAGACCCAGCAACCTGGCATAAAAATAAACCGGACTACAGTCGTGTCGTTCTGCTGTGATTACTGATACATTATTCACTCTATCATCTAGAAGGCTCACCTCTTTTTAAAAGGCAAAATGATGAGATGCCTGTCCAGACCAAAGACCCCAAAGGACAGGAAACCCTGGAACGGAGCGGAATGAGAGAATGATGTATTAACAGTTGGTAGCCATGGCTACACATCCGAGGCCGACGTCACACACCTGTCCGTAGTTTGCCACGGCACAGAAGAACTGTAATTCGAGGTAAAGTCTTCCTGGATCTTTGTTGAACAGCCACCACAGGCAGCTGGACAGGTTCTGCATGCAGACAGACATTCACCAATCAGGCACATTGATCTTCACCAATCACGGCAGCAATCGAGCTGGCCTTAGCTAATAAGTATTTAAACGTCACCGCTAACAGGCTGACAAAAAGCAGCAGGCAGAGCAGAACGTGTCTGACTGTCTGATCGTCGTCAGTGCTTTGAGCTCCGGGTGGCGGCAGGTTCAGCGGCTGctcggaggtggaggaggaatccCTCAGCTGCCGGTCGCACGGCGCCCCGCCGTGGCCTGAAACGGAAAACTTTTAATAGTACTGAACACTGACGATGTCTTTTGTTATTGTGTTGGCCAGGCCTGActgaaatacataaaaaaatacatgagaGGTTCTAAATCTTGAAATAAAATTCCACTATTGACTCATTAGTGTTTTCAGAcctgtgctgtttgtgtgctcCCTCTGTGTGCTCGCTATCATGTCAGGTAACGTCTGGAGAGTAGAGAAACTGTGGGATTctggaaacagaacaaaacactcacatcaaataaatacagatttctGTTTCACTCGGCAGAAATTGTAAATGGAATATTAGAAATCAAAATCTACCAGAGGATTCCTTTCATCCTGCTTAGAATAAACAAAAGTTCATTCACGCTGAACTGAACTACCTGAATTGATGCTGCATGCAGGTGAATGGGCCACCggtggctgctgctgttcctccGAGCCACCGGGGGCGCTCATCTCATCACCGATGCCCGTAAAAACAGCTCTGTTCAGGGTGTGGTAGCCTCTCTGTTCCCGGTTCCCCTGGCTGAGACCCATCAGAGATACCGCACCAAGCAACAAGCTGACTGCGAGTACCACAGAACTGACGATTATCTGGACAAGAGAGGGAAGTCAATATTTTAAAAACGGCTGCTTCAAATCTAGCTTTTGATATTTGATAAATTCTTAGTTATAGGAGATGAGATCTTCGAGGCTTTTAAAtgggaaaacaaaaactatATACAAGAGCAGTGAGTTACAGCAAGTGTTTTTCTGACCTGGGTTTTGCCATAGAAGAAGGCGGAGTCTATGTTGTCGGTCCTCTCTCCTGATATCAGAAGACCTCCGACCATAAGGAAAGGAACCCTGCACACCCACAAAAGTATATTTTGGAACCTACATGCATCCAGGGTGTGTTATTTTGCTTTTTCTAGGAGGTGTTTAGGGTGTTCCCACCTACCCCCAACCCAATATCATGAATATTCCAGGTCGGAGTCTCAGTAGATGGTCTCTACTAGTCAGAGCCAGACAGAGAGGAATTAAACCTGAGAAACAGCACAAAAGGCTTACATGCAAACACCAACATCAACTCCGTCCATTCCAGTAAACCTGAACTCACAAAGGTTTGCACTGACCTGTCCACGTGTAGGTGCTGTACAGAGACCCATAGAGCAGAGTGAAAGTCAGAATTTTGCCCAGGTGACCGTCATCATTTTTCACCAGGAAGTTCCAAAGGATCATACTGACACACACCAGGAACTAGAGCAGGTGGAGGTAGAACAGGACGGTGAACGCGAGGGACCCACACGCCCGCAGAGCGTTTAGAGACAGCTAAGTGAATGCACTGTTGTGACTGGAGACTGACCTGAGCCAGAAAAAGATTTAAGGCAAAGAGGTGAGGGAGTCTGGTGAACTTCCTGCTCAGGAACATCACCGCTACGGTCCACACCTGAGACGGGAAGCAGCCGGCGATCAGACAACAGGTACTAGGAAAATAATTCAGTTCCGCACGGACTGGAGAAGATTGTCTCTGCATCTAAACACAGATTCTCACCAGAGCTACAAGGCAGACGATGCTGATGTTGAAGCTGACATTCTCAAGTTCTGTCACCAGAGGTGTCGGGTCCATCAGAGGGATCGTTAATAACCAGGCAGACACGTACATAATGGGCGCAGACAGAAACGTGCTGATTACCATCCCCGATGTTACCTAGAAcggagatggtgagaaacacaAAGCTCGCTGCGCGTTTCATCAAATGTCTCGTTCTTGCACGTTGCTTTTCAAGGCAAGCTTGCAGATGAGCGGTACTCACCACCTCCAGCTCCATGTTGTAGTGTCCGGCATAGATGGCCACGCTAGGCGCGGTTGGGAAGACGCCATACAGGAAAGCAAAGTTCGACAAACTCGTGTGGTTGGCACTCGTGCTGTTCACTCCTATATCCAGGATGTCCACCATGTCTTTACAGACCAGCGGCATCAACAGGCTGGAGAGACAAGAGGTTCAGCTCGTCAGCGAGAAGGTGGCGTCTTCGCTCCTTTTGTCTTTCAGCAGGGTCGCACAGAACGTACAGTTTGGCTGTGATGAGGAGAATCAAAGCGACTCCCGTGTCTCTGGTTAGTTTTCGAAGCTGGCCCACCTGAAAGATAAAACatgaaaggtttttttttttttttgccagagtTAAATCTGACAGGTGTAGGGAgtcgaaagaaagaaagaaatataactGAAACAAACGTAAAGTAAGGCTCAATTTAATCCCAATTACTGCAGATTGAAAACTCACCATAGTGAGGCCAAGGTAAAACAACGCTGCACCGCCAAAGGAGTTCGCCAGACCGTCTATGAACTCCGACAGCACAGCAGGGATCTGCTGGCCCAGGGCAAAGTGGGCGATAATTCCCACTATCACCATGAATACCACTGGGTTCTTCAACACCTGAGGAGGCAAACGCACCGCCAGGCAAGCTCCTCAAGTCCAATTCAACTTGAACAAAGCGCACAAGTTCCACTCTTTACCTGTAGCATTACAACTAGAGCAATGGCCGGCGTGCTGCGCTGCGAGTGGCTGGCCTGCTTCCACTTCTGCACCTCGCAAAGAGCAAAGCCAGCAGGATTGAGGAGCATGAGGGAGACCGGGGCGACGAGATAGATGTACTGGAGGTACTCTGGATACGTGCTCCGATACAGAGCTTCAACTAGAGACGAGGACACAAAGAACAAATACAGACAAAGTGGTTCTCAAACACAATATTTCACAGCATGCATGAGGTCTTTGTCCGTCTTACCTATCGGGTATCCTAAGGCAAAGTCGTTGCTCTGCGTGGCAAAGATGGCGTACAGGCCAGCCTTGCTGTACCTGCTGTCTGGACTGGCCACCATCAGCGTGAGgacacacaccatcacaaaCACCGCCGCCTACACGCGCCGGTGGGAGCATCGAGTCATCGCCGTATCTTTTATAATTACACTGAGACGGAGACCTACCTTAGCTACCAGGACACTCCAAAAAAACGCCCAGATGACATCGTCGAAGTTCAGCAGCACCATGTTTTTAAAGAGCAAAGCCGGAAGAGCGAATTTGGACACGAAACTGCCCAAGCCCTTCACCTGGCTCTCCGTGATGATATCGGCCCTGTAAGGGAGCGATCGTTAGCTTCAGATTGTTATTCGGCATCTCAGGTTTTCCTGAACGCAGCAGACCCTTAACATTCTGGATGAACACGACTAGAGGCTACGCTACGCGTTTTGGTACAAACCTACCTGCCAGCGACGTATCCACACATTATGATGCCGAAGCACTCGAGCAGAGCCGGGAAAAGCTTGTCGATGGACATGTGAGGCACCGCAGCAGAGCCCGGTAACGTATTATGGGATATGTTCTTCCCATGGATCAGCACATACTTGTTGGAGAGTTCCATGGTGagaatgggatgggatgggatcaGGGATGTCGGGTAATGGCTCGGGATTCTCGGCACTCTGGAGAGAGCCGCTGTCGGAAGAACATGATGTGGAGAAATACTTGAAAACTGGAAGAGTAGAATAAGAATAGACGACGAGGGAGAAATCAAAATCTCTCTCCACTTTGGGCTACGGGTGTTAAGAATCCCCATTCACGCCCCTGTTCGTGAACATACCATTATACCGTTAGCTGCGCTAGCGCAACCAAAACAAGCTACTTTAATGAAAGACAGGACACTTCCATAATACACCGGCATTTGGTACAAACAAAACTGAAGCTAGTCAGCCTCGGAAtagcttaaaaaaacaaccgaCTCCCATTTTGCCACGGCTGTCACTGTTAGCGCTAGCAAGGTGAAAGCTAAAGACGAGCCACATCTGGCACTGATACGTTATTAAAATGGCTATTTATTATTTGTAGGCTCACCTCTGTCGTGAGAAGAAAGCTTCTGAGCAGATGTGACGGAAATTCATCTGCCTCGCCTCTCCAAAAAGCCACTATTGTCGCTGTTTGTTTGAGAAGACTCGCTTCTGAAATCTGACAGCGGCACAACGGAAACGCCCCTGCAAACTGATGACAGGTCGTTCAGCCAATCATCGCCGAGGGACGCTTCGTCGGCCCATTGCGATTGGGTAAAACCGTGCAGCGAGATGCTGCATTCACGGACATCCGCGATCGCCATTTAATTTCACTTCGTAGCAAGTCAGTCCATTTAAAGTACTGTACTGTAGTATTCATCGTGGAATTTTTTGTAAAGTATTTGTTGAATATTGTCTACAGCAAGTCCAAGAAATGAGCGTATCATGATATAATAAATTGCACACAAGTTAAACTGCCACGTAGTTGCATTGTCCATCTTTATTGCACAAACAtgtaaaatgcatatttatgaTTATTCATATCACGAAATCTTGATTACATCATTAGGGTTTACTGTCAAAAATCTGATCAATCGATCATCCTTCGCGTAGGAATAGCAAGTTATTTGAAATGCACAATCCAATAAATCACCTTTCATCCTATATAGAGCACATAAAGCAtcttaaagtattttatttattgacaaGAACTGGAATCTTTtcctctgattgtcttttttaaCACACAATACATCCCACACACTAAAAGACCCTGCAAAGCGGTGCTAGATGAAGCAGATAATACTGCACACGTCACATAATTTACATAATACAGTCCTTCAACACCACTCGATTAAATCATACAAATACATACATAGGTCCTTCATAGTAAATTAAAGCAGCTTTTAACaagacagcaaaacaaatctgtcCTATTGTAAACCAAAGCTGCTATAACACTGTACAACGTCCTTTAAAACATCTCAATCATAAACATTAAATGCACGCTCAGGTCACATTTACCAAATGAAAAAGTACCGTTAAGTGGTtccaacagaaacacacagatgtAAATAGACACCCTGTGAAGGCACATTTTGCAGAGACAAATTCAACAACTTCTTTTCCCCTGATGTGTTGAGCAGCGGCAGCGAGAGGTTGTGACCATCTT
Above is a window of Brachionichthys hirsutus isolate HB-005 chromosome 7, CSIRO-AGI_Bhir_v1, whole genome shotgun sequence DNA encoding:
- the gpr155b gene encoding lysosomal cholesterol signaling protein is translated as MELSNKYVLIHGKNISHNTLPGSAAVPHMSIDKLFPALLECFGIIMCGYVAGRADIITESQVKGLGSFVSKFALPALLFKNMVLLNFDDVIWAFFWSVLVAKAAVFVMVCVLTLMVASPDSRYSKAGLYAIFATQSNDFALGYPIVEALYRSTYPEYLQYIYLVAPVSLMLLNPAGFALCEVQKWKQASHSQRSTPAIALVVMLQVLKNPVVFMVIVGIIAHFALGQQIPAVLSEFIDGLANSFGGAALFYLGLTMVGQLRKLTRDTGVALILLITAKLLLMPLVCKDMVDILDIGVNSTSANHTSLSNFAFLYGVFPTAPSVAIYAGHYNMELEVVTSGMVISTFLSAPIMYVSAWLLTIPLMDPTPLVTELENVSFNISIVCLVALVWTVAVMFLSRKFTRLPHLFALNLFLAQFLVCVSMILWNFLVKNDDGHLGKILTFTLLYGSLYSTYTWTGLIPLCLALTSRDHLLRLRPGIFMILGWGVPFLMVGGLLISGERTDNIDSAFFYGKTQIIVSSVVLAVSLLLGAVSLMGLSQGNREQRGYHTLNRAVFTGIGDEMSAPGGSEEQQQPPVAHSPACSINSGKSHSFSTLQTLPDMIASTQREHTNSTGHGGAPCDRQLRDSSSTSEQPLNLPPPGAQSTDDDQTVRHVLLCLLLFVSLLANLSSCLWWLFNKDPGRLYLELQFFCAVANYGQGFLSFGVFGLDRHLIILPFKKRLLGLWQGRDGEGLSPSCVPEEVRLTCTQFVRYHKDQCVQDVALTHRYQCVSVLCLAECVLLSVEITCLYV